A part of Herpetosiphon gulosus genomic DNA contains:
- a CDS encoding sigma-70 family RNA polymerase sigma factor, whose translation MFESLSDQEIIERAKAYDHAVLQFLYESYSPALFRYIYYRIGDRETAEDIRADVFIKMLEGLASFNYQGWSIASWLYRIAHDRVVDHLRRQGRRKQETLVESVVDPADGPDQQSLESLDHAELYAALQQLTDEQAEVIILRFLQDRSIRDVAQITGRSEGAIKALQHRALNALGRLLRPVGD comes from the coding sequence TTGTTCGAGTCTCTCAGCGATCAAGAAATTATCGAACGCGCCAAAGCCTATGATCATGCAGTGCTGCAATTTCTTTATGAATCATATTCGCCCGCGTTGTTTCGTTATATTTACTATCGCATCGGCGACCGCGAGACAGCCGAAGATATTCGCGCCGATGTGTTTATAAAAATGCTCGAAGGCTTGGCTTCATTCAATTATCAAGGGTGGAGCATTGCCTCATGGCTGTATCGGATTGCCCATGATCGGGTGGTTGATCATTTACGTCGTCAAGGGCGGCGCAAACAAGAAACCCTTGTGGAAAGTGTAGTTGATCCTGCCGACGGGCCAGATCAACAATCGTTAGAATCGTTGGATCATGCTGAACTCTATGCGGCATTGCAGCAACTCACCGATGAGCAAGCTGAAGTGATCATACTGCGATTTCTGCAAGATCGGAGTATACGTGATGTTGCGCAAATCACTGGTCGTAGCGAAGGTGCTATCAAAGCATTACAGCATCGGGCACTTAACGCGCTGGGTCGATTACTTCGACCAGTGGGGGACTAA
- a CDS encoding biotin/lipoyl-containing protein, with protein sequence MASSVALPTFQSTARLYRWLIQPGAEVAAGQIVALVVDAHAEWALPAQQTGTVAALLVNEGATLDATTPLLQFVETVSKRQLTVTPLARCIAKRHQLDLNTISGTLADGRVGKRDILAHLPDASPTTAEPTEQLAAPADGFCVAEQMGNAFAQSEQVIVVAAPKSPPTSQATPQASMLQPWTEAQLQQIQLRQLAAASIPQAYCSHAISLDRFDPTELTAHLLLATIQVLQRHPLLRSVWVDGDRLERASLHMHVEHPLGSCSIPFAADLNLRGLQRALTSATNEQTGVFSFILSAVNLWSAAPINYGQSATLHIGATRKVLVGEALQISHQAIATLSYDSRLISDAAAEAFLADLAKALA encoded by the coding sequence ATGGCATCGTCAGTGGCCCTGCCAACGTTTCAATCAACCGCCCGATTATACCGTTGGTTGATTCAACCTGGTGCTGAGGTAGCAGCAGGCCAGATTGTAGCGTTGGTTGTTGATGCACACGCTGAATGGGCGCTTCCAGCACAGCAAACTGGAACGGTTGCGGCATTATTAGTTAATGAGGGAGCCACCCTCGATGCGACTACTCCATTATTACAATTTGTTGAAACGGTGTCAAAACGTCAACTTACTGTCACCCCACTTGCTCGTTGCATCGCCAAGCGCCATCAACTCGATTTAAACACCATTAGCGGCACACTCGCCGATGGGCGGGTTGGTAAACGCGATATTCTAGCCCATTTGCCTGATGCTTCTCCAACCACAGCTGAGCCGACCGAGCAACTCGCCGCGCCTGCCGATGGGTTTTGCGTTGCTGAACAGATGGGCAATGCCTTTGCGCAATCTGAGCAAGTAATTGTGGTTGCTGCTCCTAAAAGCCCGCCAACCAGCCAAGCAACGCCGCAAGCAAGCATGCTTCAGCCGTGGACTGAAGCCCAACTCCAACAAATTCAGCTCCGTCAACTTGCCGCTGCCAGCATTCCCCAAGCCTATTGCTCGCACGCCATTAGCTTGGATCGATTTGATCCAACTGAATTAACTGCGCATTTACTGCTAGCAACAATTCAGGTCTTGCAACGCCATCCGTTATTACGCAGCGTTTGGGTCGATGGCGATCGCTTGGAACGTGCTAGTTTACATATGCATGTTGAACATCCTTTGGGTAGCTGTAGCATTCCATTTGCCGCCGATTTGAATTTGCGTGGCTTACAACGGGCATTAACTAGCGCGACCAATGAGCAAACTGGGGTGTTTAGCTTCATCCTGAGTGCGGTGAATCTGTGGAGTGCTGCGCCGATCAACTATGGTCAATCGGCGACCTTGCATATTGGGGCCACGCGCAAAGTTTTAGTTGGCGAGGCATTGCAAATTAGCCACCAAGCAATCGCTACTCTCAGTTATGATAGCCGTTTGATCAGCGATGCTGCTGCCGAAGCATTTTTAGCTGATCTCGCCAAAGCCCTGGCTTAA
- a CDS encoding peptidoglycan DD-metalloendopeptidase family protein, translated as MARHSLSPNRTLQRAWRFDRGLPKPLLLLLVLDLCLLLPIPLLLPSVFDPQPTNQINPKPAIEIPSATAIPEGAGIGSATEQRQLPLLIDPVRLQDARYGDAQTIARLLAKYWPTLAKQTFAVGNGIQQDAANIITGQALRWNINPLVLVGLLAINHDLADSTGFEHAFGGPEAGFPQQVLWATLKLREGLSQPITNTFQLQHGGWWSTKQPLDLANASLLRVLAQTHNQTELEHLLGSGKQSWVAQVTPIMGDPRQPIYNSVIDQPFMLTPFSAANHPIAQFDHQYPLINADGTMLGNGLSFELGYDGHNGWDYDLPTDSPILAVAAGTVLFAGWIDSGCATPAGVVVVQHLNGYRSAYWHLGRIDVQAGQQVAQSELLGLIGQTGCSVNDHLHLSIQRLGRDVDPAGWCSTLPDPWAAHPAGASSRWLWLDQVDSCNQPAMSSLADDSDPATTTRYGSGWQADSVGNFNGSHWTSTGGQTLWRPWIAQAGRYRVLVFIPNVATKAGTAHYRIAHSDGMSEIVIEQANHAGSWLSLGDFWFEPGQIGRIGLSAMPGTLTWADAIAVQSLN; from the coding sequence ATGGCCCGTCATTCACTCAGCCCCAATCGAACATTGCAGCGTGCTTGGCGTTTTGATCGTGGCTTACCCAAGCCATTGTTATTGCTGCTGGTGCTTGATTTATGTCTGCTTTTGCCAATACCATTGCTCTTGCCAAGCGTGTTTGATCCACAACCAACTAACCAAATAAATCCTAAACCAGCAATTGAAATACCAAGTGCAACAGCAATACCCGAAGGCGCAGGCATTGGCAGCGCAACCGAACAACGCCAATTGCCCTTGTTGATCGATCCGGTGCGCTTGCAAGATGCTCGCTATGGCGATGCCCAAACTATTGCTAGGTTACTGGCTAAATACTGGCCCACCTTGGCTAAGCAAACCTTTGCTGTGGGCAATGGCATCCAACAAGATGCTGCCAATATCATCACAGGCCAAGCCTTGCGCTGGAATATTAATCCACTGGTGTTAGTCGGTTTATTAGCAATTAATCACGATTTAGCTGATTCAACAGGGTTTGAGCATGCCTTTGGTGGCCCCGAAGCAGGCTTTCCCCAACAAGTGCTCTGGGCAACGCTCAAACTACGCGAAGGTTTAAGCCAGCCAATTACCAACACATTTCAACTTCAGCATGGCGGCTGGTGGTCAACCAAGCAACCTTTAGATCTCGCGAATGCAAGTTTGTTGCGGGTTTTGGCTCAAACCCATAACCAAACTGAGCTTGAGCATTTGTTGGGTTCTGGCAAACAGTCATGGGTCGCGCAGGTAACGCCGATTATGGGCGATCCGCGCCAGCCAATCTACAATTCAGTAATCGATCAGCCATTTATGCTCACGCCGTTTAGTGCTGCCAACCATCCAATTGCCCAATTCGACCATCAGTATCCTTTAATTAATGCCGATGGCACGATGCTAGGTAATGGTCTAAGTTTTGAATTGGGCTATGATGGGCATAATGGCTGGGATTATGATCTACCTACTGATAGCCCGATTTTGGCGGTGGCAGCGGGCACGGTGCTATTTGCGGGCTGGATTGATAGCGGCTGTGCGACACCAGCAGGCGTGGTGGTGGTTCAGCATCTCAATGGCTATCGCAGCGCATATTGGCATTTGGGGCGGATTGATGTCCAAGCAGGCCAGCAGGTAGCTCAATCGGAATTACTGGGGCTGATTGGGCAAACTGGTTGTAGCGTTAATGATCATCTCCATTTGAGCATTCAGCGCTTAGGGCGCGATGTTGACCCCGCTGGTTGGTGTAGCACCTTGCCCGATCCATGGGCTGCGCATCCAGCCGGAGCCAGCAGCCGTTGGTTATGGCTCGATCAGGTGGATAGTTGCAATCAACCAGCCATGAGCAGTTTGGCCGATGATAGCGACCCAGCCACGACCACGCGCTATGGCAGCGGCTGGCAAGCGGATTCTGTGGGCAATTTCAATGGCTCACATTGGACAAGCACTGGTGGTCAAACCCTCTGGCGGCCATGGATCGCCCAAGCGGGTCGTTATCGCGTATTGGTCTTTATTCCCAACGTTGCAACCAAGGCTGGCACAGCCCATTATCGCATTGCCCATAGCGATGGGATGAGCGAAATTGTGATCGAGCAAGCCAACCATGCTGGTAGTTGGCTCAGTTTGGGCGATTTCTGGTTTGAGCCAGGCCAAATTGGCCGAATTGGGCTTAGCGCAATGCCTGGCACGTTAACATGGGCCGATGCAATTGCTGTACAATCGTTAAATTAA
- a CDS encoding glycosyltransferase — protein MPIISIVTSGSRGDVQPYVALGAGLKNAGYHVRLLGSVNFAGLAHDAGLEFHSTGPDIEELLQSPEWRAVTENGNFLTILMRMRAEMRKRATESARILPPLLEGSDLIVAGMSVFGGVHSIAAALKIPLIESHVFPFTPTHAFPSPLVPNLPFGRALNRFSFHATRQLFWHSLKASDEATRQALGLPKAPFWGPFRTLARSQMPVLYGYSAHVLPRPADWPTRHHLTGYWFLDESAGWSPPADLAAFLATGPAPVYIGFGSMGSRDPQEAGRIALEALERSAQRGVLAAGWGGLSVADLPANVHMIGSIPHSWLFPRMAAVVHHGGAGTTAAGLRAGVPSIIVPFMGDQLFWGKRVADLGVGPQPIPRKRLSVAGLTAAISAAVTDADIGCRAAALGQQLRAEHGVGSAVALINHVMLGQS, from the coding sequence ATGCCGATCATTTCAATCGTCACATCCGGATCGCGCGGCGACGTGCAGCCCTATGTCGCTCTCGGCGCAGGCCTAAAGAATGCCGGTTATCACGTGCGCCTACTGGGGTCAGTCAATTTCGCCGGGCTGGCCCACGATGCAGGCCTGGAGTTTCACTCCACTGGACCAGACATCGAGGAGCTTCTGCAAAGCCCCGAGTGGCGTGCAGTCACCGAAAACGGCAACTTCCTGACCATCCTCATGCGCATGCGTGCCGAGATGCGCAAGCGTGCCACCGAAAGCGCTCGCATCCTGCCGCCGCTCTTGGAAGGAAGTGACTTGATCGTGGCTGGAATGTCGGTGTTCGGCGGTGTCCATTCGATCGCCGCCGCGCTCAAGATTCCGCTGATCGAAAGCCACGTCTTTCCATTCACGCCGACCCACGCTTTTCCCAGCCCACTGGTACCCAACCTGCCCTTCGGTCGGGCGCTCAACCGATTCTCGTTCCATGCCACCCGCCAGCTGTTTTGGCACAGCCTCAAGGCCTCCGATGAGGCTACCCGGCAAGCGCTGGGCCTCCCAAAAGCGCCGTTCTGGGGGCCGTTCCGCACGCTGGCACGGAGCCAGATGCCAGTGCTGTACGGATACAGCGCCCATGTCCTACCGCGCCCGGCTGACTGGCCTACCAGGCATCATCTGACCGGTTACTGGTTTCTCGATGAATCGGCCGGCTGGTCGCCGCCAGCCGACCTTGCCGCCTTCTTGGCCACCGGACCAGCGCCGGTTTACATCGGTTTCGGCAGCATGGGCAGCCGCGATCCGCAGGAAGCTGGGCGGATCGCCCTAGAGGCCTTAGAGCGATCCGCCCAGCGCGGCGTGCTGGCCGCTGGCTGGGGCGGCCTGAGCGTGGCTGATTTGCCAGCCAACGTGCATATGATTGGGTCTATCCCACACAGCTGGCTGTTTCCGCGAATGGCGGCGGTCGTCCACCACGGCGGGGCCGGCACCACCGCCGCCGGGTTGCGGGCCGGCGTGCCCTCGATCATTGTGCCGTTTATGGGCGATCAGTTGTTCTGGGGCAAACGCGTCGCGGATTTAGGCGTTGGGCCACAGCCGATCCCGCGCAAGCGGCTGAGCGTCGCTGGACTGACCGCCGCGATCAGCGCCGCCGTGACTGATGCCGACATAGGGTGTCGGGCCGCCGCTCTTGGACAGCAGCTGCGTGCCGAGCATGGTGTGGGATCGGCGGTCGCGCTGATCAATCATGTGATGTTGGGGCAGTCATAG
- a CDS encoding helix-turn-helix domain-containing protein → MIDPIQQQRIAARTNQILDAAAAVFAEKGFHATTTRDIARRAGIAEGTIYTYFTTKTAILMGIFERMKAVVLADSIPLEATDGDMPTIIRTMLQHPWTDLKTDNFALFRIVLSEMMVNEELRGMYYTQILEPTLTLAETMLADHAVRHNLSPTALKLTIRAVAGMIMGLMIEHIMGDRILADHWDTVPDIAADLIINGFGT, encoded by the coding sequence ATGATTGACCCAATCCAGCAGCAACGCATCGCCGCACGCACTAACCAGATCTTGGATGCCGCTGCCGCAGTGTTCGCCGAAAAAGGCTTCCACGCGACCACAACGCGCGATATCGCTCGACGGGCCGGCATCGCCGAAGGCACGATTTATACCTACTTCACAACCAAGACTGCCATCCTGATGGGCATTTTCGAGCGTATGAAGGCCGTTGTGCTGGCTGATAGCATCCCGTTAGAGGCCACCGACGGCGATATGCCGACGATTATCCGTACCATGCTCCAGCACCCCTGGACAGACCTAAAAACCGACAACTTCGCATTGTTCCGCATTGTCCTCTCGGAGATGATGGTCAACGAGGAGTTACGCGGCATGTACTATACCCAGATCCTTGAGCCAACCCTAACCCTCGCTGAAACAATGCTGGCCGACCACGCCGTCCGTCACAACCTTAGCCCAACCGCGCTCAAGCTGACTATCCGGGCCGTTGCCGGGATGATCATGGGCCTGATGATCGAGCATATCATGGGCGACCGCATCCTTGCCGACCACTGGGACACCGTCCCCGACATCGCAGCCGACCTCATCATTAATGGATTTGGCACTTAG